A window of Castanea sativa cultivar Marrone di Chiusa Pesio chromosome 8, ASM4071231v1 genomic DNA:
GTCCGCAAATAACAACCATTCAAaagaatctgaagaaaaaaaaaatcaaatctagtCTGAATACTGAAATTTAATTAAACCATAATTATCAATCTAATCACCGtcaattttgatttcaaaatttttggtttttgttttttccttccCCCTTAAAATTCAACAAGAACAAACCCTATACACTAAGATAGCtaagttaattgaaattcaaatactTGCAATCTTCAAGATAATAAACAGTGAACAGTAATAAATGTACCAATAATGATCTGAATACTCTCCTCATAGTGCATTCAAAAGAAAGATTATTAATAGGATCAACATTTCCATGAACTATTAAGGTTCTTACCGTTAAGGCCATAAATTCAGATTGCAACTCGTTtcataaaacaataacaaaggAAACAGCATTAGAAACCCTACAAACCCCACATAAAAAGCCAATTGAAACGTTCTCAAGTTTTCAACATCTTTATTCTCAGAGattcaaaaataaacaaaaaaaagccaATACTCTTAAAAACCCCATCTAGCTTTCTAAGTAACCCCTTTTACAAACGGAAGGTGCAGATCATGAACCCAAAATCCATACAAAGTcagaaacaaaaacccaatacaaaGAAGTCAATAACCCATAACAACTAGACAAAACCAGACCTCAAAACAACCCATTTATCCTCTAAGAAACCTTTCAACAAATAGCTTGTCTGGGTTGGCTGTTTGGGTTGGAAATGGATGTTTAAAAGTGTAGGCTAGGCTGGGCTTTTTTGATTTTAGAATAAAGGGTCCTTgggtccaaaaaaaaactaatgggCCGGatatttccataaaaaaattaaactaatcctataaaaacaatactaatGAGCCAAATAGCATAACCCAGCCCaaccttcttcttttctaaataactaatgggccttgggtctTTAAAAAAcgttcttaaaaaataataataaaggatcAACATTTTCACGAATTATTAAGAAACTTCGAATTTATGAATTGAAAACGAACAAAAGCAcaattaaattaacaaaaaatattatcaaaaataaaataaaaaaccactaTTTCTAACTGATTGCTAGCTATGCAATgactaaaattaagaaaacaataaaaacttgcGGCTTCTTATCACGATCATTTTCATTCACGAGTTCGTCGTCTCAGACTTATTAGCTTCAAAATTGAAGGTCGAAAGCTGTTGTGAAAACTCCAACTGAAAAAGTGGTCGGTTGCACATTGCGCTATTGAGATAAGAAGAGAATAAAGGGAGGAATGGAACTAATTAAATtgggaaggtttttttttttttttttttttttgagaaacaattaaaTTGGGAAGTTGAAAATGGACAAAGCGCTAAACGTTTACGTGGGAATGGTTGAATTAAATTAGCGGGATTTAATTCCTAGGGAGTTGGCATttgaaagttttgttttgaCGTGATAGAGGAAGAACctaaaaagggagagagagatagaaagtcATAAAATGGTTGAATTAAATTAGCGGGATTTAATTCCTAGGGAGTTGGcaattgaaagttttttttttttaatgggaagaCTTGACTTTTATTcattcattgaaataaagggAAACATCATTATTACATGCCACCTCCACGTGAGTGGGGCACTCCTCAAGCCACGCAACGTAATTTTCTATATTGGTTGCATGTTGTGGCAGCGAATGGGCTGGCACATTTGCCTGCCTTTTGGTATGTGAAAAAACAACGTTCCTAAAACTTTTTGCAAGGTGGAGCATTCCAGCAATAATGTTGTGCACTGAAGATGACGCCTCGCCCAGTCCTTGAAGCGCGTTGCAGATGCATAGTGAGTCACCCTCCAACGTTACATCCCTTACCCCAAAATCTAGTGCGAATTGTACCCTAATCTCCATCCCCTTGGCTTCTGTCTCCAACACTCCCAAAAAAAGACCGAGCTTTCTGCTGAGCGCAGCAATTACCAGGCTCGCCGAGTCACGAATTATCACTCCAATACCCACTTGCTTCTTGTTGGAAAATATGGCTCCATCCACATTTACTTTGTAATGACCCGACTGTGGGGGTCTCCAttttgtcacatttggaggCTGTCTTGTATGGGTCACCGGTTGCACATTTGCCGCCTGAAACTCCTCCAATACCCTCAACGAGCTCCTAACGATGGCTTTTCCTTCTTTGCGCTTTCCCCCGTGTCTGGCGGTGTTTCTATCCTTCCATATTCCCCAACATATTGCAATGGCACGTTCCACTAACCCCGGGTATAATTATGTCCATCTTTGTAAATGCCACATTACATCCATGAACTTCCATCGTGGGCTGACCTCAAATGGAATGACCAGCTTGCTCGATGACCAAGTTTCTTTGGCTTTATCACATAGCCAAAATAGGTGGCACGTGGATTCAGATGCTTTACCACAAGAGTCACAGATGCTATCCTTAGTGATACTTCTCTTCTGCAAGTTCTCTTTGGTGGCTAGAATATTCTTGCATGCTTTCCAAGCGAAATGTTTGATCTTGTTTGGCACATTCATGTCCCAAAGGCATCTCCATGTCTGTTTTAAGGCAGTAGGGTCAGAGCTTTCAGTTATATTACCATCAGACTACATAATTTGGGCTAGTTTGTAAGCACTCCTCACTGTGAATGTCCCATTTTTAGTTTCCGACCAAATCATACAATCTATCCCTCCTTGATCACTTAGAGGAATACTTAGCATGGCTTCCACATCCTGTGGAAGGAAACATTGACTGATCAAATCTTTCTTCCACTCCTTTCTGTTCCCATCAATCAGGTCACAAATCCTTACCACTTGCTGACTTGTGTTTTCTGGTGTTACCACTCTATAGGTACTCAGTTTTTGAAGCCATTTATCTTTCCAAACAAGAATCTTTTGTCCATCCCCCACCTGCCATCTTAAACCTCTTTTAACCACATCTTGGGCTGCCCAGATACTTTTCCATGCAAAGGATGGCTGACTTCCCAGGCTAGCCTCAATAAAATCACATCATGGGAAATATTTGGCCTTATAGACTCAGTAGAAGAgtgaggacgagtttgtttgtAATCTCCATCCCTGCTTCGCCAAGAGGGCCAGGTTAAACAGCTTCAAGTCCCTAAAGCCCATACCACCTTTTTCCTTCGGCAGACACATCTTCTCCTAGCTCAACCACACTAGCTTCTTCTCATCTTTTACCTGCCCCCACCAAAATTGCCTGACCATCCCCATTAGCTCATCGCATAAAGAATTAGGAAGCTTGAAACAGCTCATCGTATAAGACGGGATTGCTTTAGCGACCGCCTTTATCAGTACTTCCTTCCCTGCACTTGAGAGCAATTTTTCCTTCCAACCTGCTAGCTTGTTTGACACCCGAAGTTTCAGCTGAACAAAAGTGTTTCTTTTCGACCTACCTACCAAGGATGGCAGCCCAAGGTAAGATTCATGTTGCTTGATGACCTCTGTGCCAAATGTAGCTTTTATTATTTCCTTGACACCATTGGCTGTGTTATGGCTAAAATATAGTGAGGTCTTGTTCCTATTCAGTTGCTGGCCGAATGACTCTTCATAGACTTGTAGGACCCGCTGAATTTCAAGGCACTCTTTCACTGTTGCCCTCCCAAAAATCAAACTATCATCAGCAAAAAATAGATGTGAGATTCTAGGCCCTCTTGCAGATGCTGCTATACCCCTCAACTCCTTGTCTCGTACAGCCTTGTGTAGCAACGCTAACAAGCCTTCAGTACATATCAAGAATAAATATGGCGACAAAGGGTCCCCTTGACGCAGGCCCCACGTAGGGACAATCTGACCATATGCATGTCCATTGACACGTACTGCATAAGTGACTAGTGAGACACATCTCATGACCAGACAGATCCAGTCCTCATGAAATCCCAATTTGGCCATAAGTTGTTGCAGGCAACTCCATTCTACACGGTCGTAAGCTTTGCTCATATCCAGCTTCAATGCCATCTCCTTGCACTTGCCCTTCCTTTTCCTACTGATGTGATTCATTATCTCATGAGCCACAAGCACATTATCCATGATAAGCCGTTCGAAGACAAAAGCACTTTGGTTTTCACAAATTATATCCTGCAACACCAGCTTCAGTCTGTTTGCCATCGCTTTGGAAACTAACTTATAAGCCACATTGCATAGATTGATTGGTCTATAGTCAGTCACTCTATCgggatttttggtttttggtacAAGGACAATATGTGTTTCATGAAATTTAGGGGGAGCTGCACCATGGTTAAGAAAATCCAACACAGTCTGTATAACAATAGATTTAACCGTAGGCCAAAAGTGCTGATAGAATAAGGGAGGCATACCGTCGGGTCCAAGCGCTTTCATGGGATGCATCATGAAGGGCCTCAAGCAATTCTGTATTAACCACAGGTTGAGAGGATGTAAACAAGTTCTCGATATATTCTACAAAGGTTCTGCCAATCTCCCCTTCATCCTCTTGCCAATTATCTAACGAGTCCTTGATACAGGAAATAGTATTTCGCTGGTGTCTGCTAGAGGCTTTGGAATGAAAAAAGGAAGTGTTACGATCACCCGACTTCAACCAGCAATTCCTTGATCGCTGATTCCACATGTCTTTTTCCACTGCCATCATTCGGTTCAGCTCCATCCTTGTTTCTTCCACCTCCTCCATATCCACACCACCATCCCGTCTCCCTTCCAACCATTGAAGTCTTTTTTGGAGTGTTGAAATCTTCCGACCTACGTGTCCAAACAGATTTTTATTCCAAGAGGAAAGTGACCTTCTGCATTCATCCATGCATTGTGTAAACAAATTTTGAGAACCCATGCTTATTCCCCTCTCCTAAGCTTTCGACACTACTGCCTCACATTGTTCATCCTTAAGCCACATTGACTCAAACCTGAACATTTTAGACTTTCTATGCTCTTTCCGCCATGTTCGTTTCTCTCTCACTACCAACATGCAATGTTCTGACGTTGACGCTGCCACATGGTGTAGCCTCACTTCCGGGAACATTTTCACCCAGGATGAAGATACTAAGGCCCTGTCTAGATGTTCTCTAACCCAGCCTTGTTCACCCAGCCTCCTACTCCATGTAAAATCTGCCCCAATATAACCCATGTCTCTGAGGTTGCAATGATTTATCACCTCCCTAAAGCTCTTCATCTGCCCTTCAGGCCTTAGGTTACCACCTACCTTCTCTCCTATGTgtaatatttcattaaaatccccCATACAGAGCCATGGAAGATCACTTCTCGTACCCAGCTCTTCCAATAGCCTCTATGAGTCATTTCTTTTATTGGTTTCCAGATGGCCGTAAAAACCTGTGAATCTCCACGTCCTGTTACTATGTTCTTCAGTAACTATAGCATCAATATGACGAGGAGAGAACATTTGAACATCCACTTTCGTAGAGCTCTTCCATAATAGCACTAAACCACCCCCGTCTTATACTGGGAACTACCAGACCCTATTACCGTTCAAGTTTTCTCTTTACATAGTCCATTTCAGATACTACGAGCTTGGTTTCAATGATGAAAACCAAGATGGGATCTTCCTCCAAAACCACCTTCTGGAGAGCTTTAACTGTGCAGGGGTTTCCAAGCCCCCGACAATTCCAGCAGATGGCCCTCATTGCTCCCGGCGGGGCTGTCCTGCAGCCACCGTCGATCCAAGATGTGTAGCCATTATTTTGCTAAGTGCCATAACCTCTCCCTCCAATTTCTGTCTTTTCCCCATCTCCTCCCTCATCGGTGTTTCCTCTTGAGGAAGTTGTATTTTTTGCTTCAGCCCTAGTTCAATATCTATGTGTTTCACCACCTTTTCTATCTCCTTGTTCCTTATGTTTATATCACAATCCTCCTTCCATGCAGACTCCTTTCCTATCACgttactcttctttttattctttttctaaacCGGGCTTTTTGATTTGCTCATTTTTGTCTCACGTAGTGGACTTGGATTATGGGGTCCAATGGAAAATAATGCTTGGGCTTGATGTAAAGTTTGGCCCATGGAGATATTTGTTGGAGTGGGTAAGTCCTTGTCCACATCCATAGTAATTTTGTCCACTGTACACTTAGGCCCAGCCCGTATCTCACTTATCATCTCCAGctcactttcttttttattttttttttggaaaccaCCGAAAATCTCTCTTTGTTCTCCTCAAAAACCGGTGATGGATCTGAAAAAGATAAAGATTCCTGATTTGTAGCAGCACTGTGGATAGCGGCATCAATCTCTCGTAACTGATCTTCGAAATTTGTACGCACCAAATTGCTTGGGATCTGCTCTTTCCCAAACGGGCGTAGGATAGCTGTACCCACTGTTTCAGGTCTAGTGAGGTCCACGGCAGCCCCCACATGCGTCTGGCATAGGTCCAACACTGTCATCACTATCCTATGGCCGGTCTGTACTTCCTTGTTGTCGGGCTCATCTTCATCGTTTGAAGCCTCACGACCCACACCACCCTTCTTCGCTGCGATGACCAGCTGTGGTCGTTGAAGGCAATCCGGCGATACTCGCAGCCAAGCACCGAACTGCTTGTCCTCCGCCTTGAGAGTTTCTTTGCTCCGTATCCATTGGACACAATCCCGCTTATCGTGATCAACCTTCCCACAACAGTAGCAGAAAATAGGTAGGCGTTCGTATTTAAATTCTACCCACCTTGACGGAGCGCCACCAATGCGAACCATCCTACCCCGACTCAATGGTTGAGTTATGTCCATCTTCACCCGGATGCGTAAATACCCTTCCAAGCTAAAACCATGCTCGTCCACGACCACCTTCTCCACTGTACCTAGCATACTCCCCATACGTACACTCGCTTCCTTGGTTTGGCTCATAGTGGGTAGCCCATGAATCTGAATCCAGAACGACGCTTCGTGGAACTGAACTTTGTTGACTGCTTTGCCTACACCGAGTTTATGGAGGATCACCAGGTACTTGTCGAATGACCAGGGGCTGAGCAAAAGAACTTCGTCCAAATCTGGCTCGTCCTCGAATTGGAATAGGATCTTGTTTTCACCCATATCACAGACCTCGAAGTTCTTTGCAGTCCGCCACAACGATTTCAACACTCTCACCACCGAGTTAAGGCTTACACGTCTCTTCGTACAGAATTTTCGGACCAAGACCTTTGCAATTTCCGTCACAGGAGCTACCAGGTCCACCTCGCTTCCTACCTTTTTCGTCAGACGTAAACCTGGGCATTTAGTTGCAATCTTGTCCATGTCGGCTGCACCGGGTGAGATGCACTGTGACTGTTTCCACCgccaaaacaaagaaagttaTTTGCCAAAAGGCAAACCTATTTTTCACCTCTATGGTTCCGTAGGGAGCCTAGAGCGAAAACATTAAAGAGATTATTAAACGTACTTTATATGATAGTGTAAATATGTTTTTTACTTATCAAGCAACGGCAAttgaaagttttgttttgaCATGACAGAGGAAGAACctaaaaaagggagagagagatagaaagtcATAAAGTGTTATgaatacttttatatatatattatgctgCGATTGTATGCTcatgaaattgtaaaataagTAACTTAATGTTAGGTTAATTTATGGTTAGTCCAGTTTGcttttgtatataaattttgcATTGAGTTTATTCTAAAACAAGACCTTACTAGAATATATAGCTGCTAAGGACTTTCACATTGTAGACGTAGACTGTCAGGTTGAACCATGTAGACCTTTTTGTGTGTACTATTTTTTATGCTTCTGCTCATCATTCAATCATCACACAacaattttaacaataaaatagtTGAATCAACATTGAGTTGAATTAAACGGTGAAACATTAGCCAATTGAGTTTGAAGGAGGAGATGAAGAGttaagagagggagagagaaaaacggATGGGAAATCTGACACaaataagcataaaaaaaaaaaaaaaaaatccatctaGGACAATCGAATTTGCTGTAATTATTTGCCACAACTTAACTTAAAGACAATCGCTTTTGTAATTGGTGaatcattattttcatatagaCCTGTCACTTTTTCTCACCATTTACAATTCCAAATGTTAGGGTTATGGTAAAAGATGTGTTCACACTTCGCAGACTCtcttttataaatagtatagaAGTGAAATCTAGTGTTAAGGCGAAAACATAAGCATGATAATTCATAATGTGAAATCTAAtgtaaacaacaacaacatgtGATATATATAGACATGTGCTTTTGTAATTGGTGaatcattattttcatatagaCTTGTCACTTTTTTCCACCATTTATAGTTTCAcatgttagggttttttttttgttgataatcttCACATGTTAGGGTTGTGACAAAGATGCGTTCATAgactctcttttatatataatatagatgTGAAATCTAGTTAAGGTGAAAACATAAGCATGAAATCCATTATGTGAAATCTAATATGACccgtttggatggaggggggaaGGAGGGAAAGTAGAGAGAAGTAGAGtaaaatttgctaaaaataggctaattttagACTAAATCTAGTTTACTCCACTTTACTGTACTtcctctcaatccaaacaaactagtaaacaacaacaaaacatgtgatatatatatatatatatatatatatatatatgtagccATTGAATATATATGAGCAAAGAGGATGACAATATGTGATACATTCCTCAATACATTTCCCTATGAATCTAAATATGttggtaaaaaatttcttaCAAAACATTGTGAATGAGAAACTTCTTTGACATTTATAACGTTTTCAAACAATTTAAAGTAAAGCGtttataaaacaataaaaaaatataatagtaaaaacaaGATTTTGTTGAACCACTGTAGGGAGCAAGATGTTCAATGAGGTTTTGCTTTTGAATCGTTTGATAGCTGTAAAA
This region includes:
- the LOC142606131 gene encoding uncharacterized protein LOC142606131 — its product is MGYIGADFTWSRRLGEQGWVREHLDRALVSSSWVKMFPEVRLHHVAASTSEHCMLVVREKRTWRKEHRKSKMFRRSLSSWNKNLFGHVGRKISTLQKRLQWLEGRRDGGVDMEEVEETRMELNRMMAVEKDMWNQRSRNCWLKSGDRNTSFFHSKASSRHQRNTISCIKDSLDNWQEDEGEIGRTFVEYIENLFTSSQPVVNTELLEALHDASHESAWTRRYASLILSALLAYG